The following coding sequences are from one Haloferax litoreum window:
- a CDS encoding saccharopine dehydrogenase family protein, which translates to MTTSVLVVGGYGIVGRHVCRLLAENHDTRIVVAGRTREKASAFASTLDRAVSSVVDLRDSKTFSEALDDVDCAVVCVSPPDESFAQRCLESGVDYVDISPSDSHLRSIETLDDTATANETTAVLSVGLAPGVTNLLAESAMAELDTVDSIALTLVLGIGEHVGRDTFDWVADRLRDEFTVQIGGHERPVRPFSDPRMVSIPGIGRRRVYRYDVADQHVLARTTDAPTVGTWLCYDSTLATRLSAFAVRTGLVETAIDAVGREAVVDTLDAGTSAVPFGSDEFVVISSVSGRVNDGPATVRRWLRGRDQGRATAIVAAAITSLVLELNVPPGVYHSHEAFEGEQFERILREHGYAVGRETVSSST; encoded by the coding sequence ATGACCACGTCTGTCCTCGTCGTTGGCGGGTACGGCATCGTCGGGCGGCACGTATGTCGACTCCTCGCGGAAAACCACGATACCCGTATCGTCGTCGCAGGTCGTACGCGGGAGAAGGCGTCTGCATTCGCTTCGACGCTGGACCGGGCTGTCTCCAGTGTGGTTGATTTACGCGACTCGAAGACGTTCTCTGAGGCGCTCGATGACGTCGACTGTGCCGTCGTCTGTGTCTCCCCTCCAGACGAATCGTTCGCACAGCGGTGTCTGGAGAGCGGGGTCGATTACGTCGATATCTCCCCGTCTGACTCCCACCTTCGGTCGATAGAGACGCTCGACGACACGGCAACGGCGAACGAGACAACTGCTGTCTTGAGTGTGGGTCTCGCTCCTGGCGTGACGAATCTCCTCGCTGAGAGTGCAATGGCGGAACTGGACACTGTCGATTCGATAGCACTCACTCTCGTGCTCGGTATCGGCGAACACGTCGGCCGAGACACGTTCGACTGGGTCGCCGATAGACTTCGAGACGAGTTCACGGTCCAAATCGGTGGGCACGAGCGACCAGTTCGGCCATTTTCCGACCCACGGATGGTCTCGATACCGGGCATCGGCCGCAGGCGAGTCTATCGTTACGACGTCGCCGACCAGCACGTCCTAGCTCGGACGACGGACGCCCCAACCGTCGGCACGTGGTTGTGTTACGACTCCACGTTGGCGACTAGATTGTCCGCATTCGCGGTAAGAACCGGTCTCGTAGAGACTGCAATCGACGCGGTAGGCCGAGAGGCAGTCGTCGATACTCTCGATGCAGGGACCAGCGCAGTCCCGTTTGGCTCCGACGAGTTCGTCGTCATCTCGAGTGTGAGTGGTCGCGTGAACGACGGTCCTGCGACAGTTCGCCGCTGGTTGCGTGGGCGAGACCAAGGTCGGGCGACGGCTATCGTCGCCGCTGCTATCACGAGTCTCGTTCTCGAATTGAACGTTCCACCCGGTGTGTATCACTCTCACGAGGCATTCGAGGGAGAACAATTCGAGCGCATTCTCAGAGAACACGGCTACGCCGTGGGCAGAGAGACGGTTTCATCGTCGACATAA
- a CDS encoding DUF2178 domain-containing protein: MSNPQTLSSEESTRRLYLGLWLFSGVSLAGCIVLGYPLVGTATFVGCITAAIVVFSRCDGPIFDERDQRRQGEASRRTLRVLGISSAVVFPVTTALWALGVVEWPLWLTPIAFFVAGLAFVHVGSTMYETTQVA; this comes from the coding sequence ATGTCGAACCCACAAACACTCTCCAGCGAAGAATCGACTCGACGACTCTATCTCGGCCTATGGCTCTTTTCCGGTGTCTCACTCGCCGGATGTATCGTTCTGGGGTATCCGCTCGTTGGCACCGCCACGTTCGTTGGGTGTATCACGGCTGCCATCGTAGTCTTCAGTCGGTGCGATGGGCCCATCTTCGACGAGCGGGACCAGCGCCGGCAGGGTGAAGCGAGTCGCAGGACGCTTCGTGTCTTGGGAATCTCCTCGGCAGTCGTCTTCCCGGTGACGACTGCACTCTGGGCCCTCGGTGTAGTCGAGTGGCCTCTCTGGTTGACCCCCATCGCGTTCTTCGTCGCGGGCCTCGCGTTCGTGCACGTGGGTAGCACGATGTACGAAACGACGCAGGTTGCATGA
- a CDS encoding helix-turn-helix transcriptional regulator → MNNALRTHREQRNLTQGELASLVDVTRQTINSIERGRYNPSLELALKLAREFECSVGDLFWLESGE, encoded by the coding sequence ATGAACAACGCTCTCCGAACTCACCGCGAACAGCGGAACTTGACACAGGGGGAACTGGCGTCACTTGTCGACGTCACGCGGCAGACCATCAACTCCATCGAACGAGGCCGATATAACCCCAGTCTCGAACTTGCGTTGAAACTCGCACGCGAGTTCGAGTGCTCCGTCGGGGACCTTTTTTGGCTCGAGTCGGGCGAGTAA
- a CDS encoding ABC transporter ATP-binding protein → MMDATTDVRPDDESLHDESAVVVEDLRFTYPGNDEPTLRGLNFSIGSGEVFGFLGPSGAGKSTAQKVLVGLLEKYEGHATVLGREVSEWGSEYYQRIGVSSESPNQYLKLTGRENLELFASLYDGETRDLGELLAMVGLEDAADQRVDAYSKGMRMRLNFVRSLIHDPDLVFLDEPTSGLDPTNARNVKDIVRGLQNDGVSVFLTTHDMTVADELCDRVAFIVDGTIPVLDAPTSLKKEHGAPLVSVEYRQNGALETAQFDLESLGANAQFERLLDEVRVERIHSSEATLEDVFIEVTGRELV, encoded by the coding sequence ATGATGGATGCGACGACAGACGTCCGCCCCGATGACGAGTCCCTCCACGACGAGTCTGCGGTCGTCGTCGAAGACCTCCGGTTCACGTATCCGGGGAACGACGAACCCACGTTGCGAGGACTAAACTTCAGTATCGGGTCCGGTGAGGTGTTCGGTTTCCTCGGACCGAGTGGTGCTGGGAAGAGCACCGCGCAGAAGGTCCTCGTCGGTCTCTTGGAGAAGTACGAGGGCCACGCCACTGTCCTTGGGCGAGAGGTGAGCGAGTGGGGCAGTGAGTATTACCAGCGAATCGGCGTCTCGTCGGAGTCACCGAATCAGTATCTCAAACTGACCGGGCGAGAGAACCTCGAACTCTTCGCGTCACTGTACGACGGCGAGACGCGGGACCTCGGCGAGTTACTCGCGATGGTCGGCTTGGAAGACGCTGCCGACCAACGAGTCGACGCGTACTCGAAGGGGATGCGGATGCGACTCAACTTCGTTCGGTCGCTGATTCACGACCCGGACCTCGTCTTTCTCGACGAACCCACGTCGGGACTTGACCCGACGAACGCACGGAACGTGAAGGACATCGTCCGGGGGTTGCAGAACGACGGTGTGTCGGTGTTTCTGACGACGCACGACATGACCGTCGCCGACGAACTGTGTGACCGGGTCGCGTTCATCGTCGACGGGACGATTCCCGTCCTCGATGCGCCAACCAGTCTGAAGAAAGAACACGGTGCCCCGTTGGTCAGTGTCGAGTACCGACAGAACGGTGCGCTCGAAACTGCGCAGTTCGACCTCGAATCACTCGGGGCCAACGCCCAATTCGAGCGACTGCTAGACGAGGTGCGCGTCGAACGCATCCACTCCAGCGAGGCGACACTGGAAGACGTCTTCATCGAGGTAACGGGTCGGGAGTTGGTCTAG
- a CDS encoding fluoroquinolone export ABC transporter permease subunit yields MSVRSMVPWDARLQFRYGFYAVYAIVTVLFGLGLAQIPESVRTATLVMVLFADPGFLGFYFVGALVLFEKNEGVLHALVTSPLSARDYLVSKAVSLAFIAVLGATTIAVFVHGLDFSPVWFLLGLSLTAVLFALVGFVAVAKFDSLNAYFLTAILYTIPLSLPLLDHFGIVEHPAFYVFPTQASLVLISAAFEATATWKLAYGVGYLLVSVAVAYVAARRAFLTHIVRGTRRPTTKTRQKSGILSGRDFGPIASLAVADLRKWVRDPLLIYIGVSPFLIGLLVRVGIDPLDAAVGFVDFAAYSDELLAALMFTPAGTLGFAAGFFMLEDREQGILQALRATPLTGRGYLLYRGVVFLGLAFLSTLVMVPLVDIGTLPLVSFLAISFVASLHTAVAGLLMASLAANTVEGVAVSKLLGFLIIGPVAAIALVGEPFQFVAGVLPPFWAAKAAIAVLDGTGGEWFYLAVGLAYQAVVVGALLRVFLRRAD; encoded by the coding sequence ATGTCCGTCCGGTCTATGGTGCCGTGGGACGCCCGACTGCAGTTTCGCTACGGGTTCTACGCAGTGTATGCAATCGTCACGGTCCTGTTTGGACTCGGACTCGCCCAGATACCCGAATCTGTTCGGACTGCTACACTCGTGATGGTCCTGTTCGCCGACCCCGGGTTCCTCGGATTCTACTTCGTCGGCGCACTCGTCCTCTTCGAGAAGAACGAGGGAGTCCTCCACGCACTCGTCACCTCACCACTCTCGGCGCGTGACTACCTCGTCTCGAAAGCGGTTTCACTGGCGTTCATCGCGGTTCTCGGTGCGACGACCATCGCAGTGTTCGTTCACGGTCTGGACTTCTCTCCCGTCTGGTTCCTGCTCGGTCTCAGTCTCACCGCCGTCTTATTTGCCCTCGTCGGGTTCGTGGCCGTCGCCAAATTCGACTCCTTGAACGCCTACTTCCTCACGGCGATTCTCTACACGATTCCGCTCTCGCTCCCGCTTCTCGACCACTTCGGTATCGTCGAACACCCCGCCTTCTACGTGTTCCCGACACAAGCATCGCTCGTGCTCATTAGCGCGGCATTCGAGGCAACCGCGACTTGGAAACTCGCGTATGGCGTCGGGTACCTCCTCGTGAGTGTCGCCGTTGCGTACGTCGCCGCTCGCCGCGCGTTCCTCACGCATATCGTCCGTGGGACACGACGCCCGACCACGAAGACGAGGCAGAAATCCGGGATTCTCTCGGGCCGCGACTTCGGTCCCATCGCGTCGCTCGCAGTGGCTGACCTCCGCAAGTGGGTCCGCGACCCGTTACTCATCTACATCGGTGTCTCCCCGTTCTTGATAGGGTTACTCGTACGAGTCGGCATCGACCCACTGGACGCTGCCGTCGGATTCGTCGATTTCGCGGCCTACTCGGACGAACTGCTCGCCGCCCTCATGTTCACCCCTGCCGGTACCCTGGGGTTCGCTGCTGGGTTCTTCATGCTCGAAGACCGTGAGCAGGGCATTTTACAGGCGCTCCGCGCGACGCCACTGACTGGGCGTGGCTATCTCCTCTACCGAGGTGTCGTCTTCCTCGGACTCGCGTTCCTCTCGACGCTCGTGATGGTGCCACTCGTCGACATCGGGACGCTCCCACTCGTCTCCTTCCTCGCTATCTCGTTCGTCGCATCTCTCCACACTGCTGTCGCCGGTCTACTGATGGCGAGTCTCGCGGCGAACACCGTCGAGGGCGTCGCTGTGAGCAAACTCCTCGGCTTCCTCATCATCGGCCCAGTCGCCGCAATCGCACTCGTCGGAGAACCGTTCCAGTTCGTTGCGGGCGTGCTCCCGCCATTTTGGGCGGCGAAAGCGGCTATCGCAGTCCTCGATGGAACTGGTGGCGAGTGGTTCTACCTCGCTGTTGGACTGGCGTATCAGGCAGTCGTCGTGGGTGCGTTACTCAGGGTGTTCCTTCGGCGGGCGGACTAA
- a CDS encoding TetR/AcrR family transcriptional regulator, with amino-acid sequence MRGFSDEERERIRTDLEEAGRKLFAQFGLQKTTIADLTDEVNIGTSTFYRFFDSKEDLYLAVLESESEEVAQRLAQQEALSSDDPHEVVSALLHFIFDEIETNPLIRQLIVSDELDRLRAYQSEEAREEERQSDIDSIRAFTDRLVEAGRIYSDDPELVASSVAAIPYFTLHEDDIGTERYPEVRDFVIETFARGLVADD; translated from the coding sequence ATGCGAGGATTCTCGGACGAGGAACGGGAGCGAATCCGGACTGACCTCGAAGAAGCAGGGCGAAAACTGTTCGCACAGTTCGGTCTCCAGAAGACGACCATCGCCGACCTCACCGACGAAGTCAACATCGGGACCAGCACGTTCTACCGATTTTTCGACTCCAAAGAGGACCTGTACCTCGCCGTCTTGGAGTCCGAGAGTGAGGAAGTTGCACAGCGTCTCGCACAGCAAGAAGCTCTGTCGAGTGACGACCCTCATGAGGTCGTCTCTGCACTTCTCCACTTCATTTTCGACGAAATCGAGACGAACCCACTCATCCGTCAACTCATCGTCTCAGACGAACTCGACCGATTGCGTGCCTACCAGTCGGAAGAAGCGCGCGAAGAAGAACGGCAATCGGACATCGACTCGATTCGGGCGTTCACAGACCGTCTCGTTGAGGCAGGCCGAATCTACAGCGACGACCCAGAACTGGTGGCCAGTTCGGTCGCGGCCATTCCATACTTCACACTCCACGAGGACGATATCGGCACTGAACGCTATCCCGAGGTTCGTGATTTCGTCATCGAGACGTTCGCACGTGGCCTCGTCGCAGACGACTGA
- a CDS encoding glycosyltransferase: MMDIGANFYQVVKGVIVFGTIFFGIIWTLTNFYNYFPLVQRFADRVFERASRRVFGQSADSEAQRIDSRDGVGRHEDTSELPSMAILVPAYEEAEVVGNSIRSIFEAVYPSELLSVMVLVEPDDVATRDVLDRLSRTYPFETVVVPTDYPGEPNKPRALNYGFEFVESDVVGVVDAEVIIGASLLEEAGHTLVSDADFALSHLDMVNEDDGWLNLLFRAEYSYWYNLVIPSFEHVGYPIPLGGTSCFFGRGVLEDVSDARFDADDSPWSTTDRQWLSDHGLAGYIPWDPTNVTEDFELGLNLWTKDYEFAFLDAVTNEESPIELKSWIEQRTRWKKGKIYTFVQYLDRPPETLRQRFHIYWQSLLPHLGPINIAGLLFVFWLTTMTGAVPSVLVKGILSLGLSFLVLVAALYARGYWIVSDKPLPQRLQRTCVVALSLFFYWIFQWLADVRAILQTYQGQFHWTKTAHLGRNLSEVDSGRGIRVSDISVSLLGGDANDSLDIPTSSTSVDRTIPRRKRLGALAVVLVVAMVLRIGALTRWSLWLDEIYTVTFRAAVPIGELLVIPWDPHPPLYFILLHLWMSVAGQTQFGAGLFSVVFSVATVGMVYLLARRLYDDATGLVAASLVTISTMHIHFGRTIRMYSLLTFLILASWYTYLHLPERNRWSALTYLVVTIAMLYTHVYAVFVLLAQHGYTVLTESSRGFKRRWIALQVAVSLLYLPWVYVLSQQVLGQVTDANRAGTAISWIPAPSTELLRDTFLMFAGFPSYYPIFNDSWVAWGAALVVLLTINVTIMFAIVSYEPADDGSIEYHLVDLGRGSLLAVFFIVPIAVPFVLSYVLFPIYFPRYALAASLPLLVLVARGLVNLEYQPVWRAVFSVVLVAGAITTGVGYYAGDTVEDWDGSVSDVSANISPDDLLVIQPFWVENDVSYYYGGPAVERMMLPASPDVTASERSLLATKVSEHETVWVVRYQTDDSDGVLGTLNQTHDLRYAREDELISVYRFERATQ; this comes from the coding sequence ATGATGGATATCGGGGCTAACTTCTACCAAGTTGTCAAGGGAGTAATCGTCTTCGGGACCATCTTCTTTGGAATTATCTGGACGCTAACCAACTTCTACAACTATTTCCCACTCGTTCAACGCTTCGCTGACCGGGTGTTCGAACGGGCCAGTCGCCGAGTCTTCGGGCAGAGTGCTGACTCGGAAGCACAGCGAATAGACTCCAGAGACGGGGTGGGTCGACACGAGGACACGTCCGAGCTCCCCTCCATGGCGATTCTCGTTCCTGCGTACGAAGAAGCCGAAGTCGTTGGGAACTCGATTCGGTCTATCTTCGAAGCGGTGTATCCCAGTGAATTACTTTCCGTGATGGTCCTCGTCGAACCGGACGACGTCGCGACTCGTGACGTGCTCGACAGACTCTCGAGAACCTATCCCTTCGAGACAGTCGTCGTTCCAACCGATTACCCGGGTGAGCCGAACAAGCCCCGAGCGTTGAACTACGGCTTCGAATTCGTCGAAAGCGATGTCGTCGGCGTCGTCGACGCCGAGGTGATAATTGGCGCGAGCCTCCTCGAAGAGGCTGGACACACACTTGTCTCCGATGCCGATTTCGCCTTGAGCCACCTCGATATGGTCAACGAAGACGATGGGTGGTTGAATCTGCTCTTTCGTGCAGAGTACAGTTACTGGTACAACCTCGTCATCCCCTCGTTCGAACACGTCGGCTATCCCATCCCTCTGGGTGGGACGTCGTGTTTCTTCGGCCGGGGGGTCTTAGAAGACGTCTCCGACGCACGTTTCGACGCTGACGACTCGCCGTGGTCGACGACAGACCGCCAATGGCTCTCTGACCACGGCCTCGCGGGGTACATCCCGTGGGACCCGACGAACGTCACAGAAGACTTCGAACTCGGATTGAACCTGTGGACCAAGGACTACGAGTTTGCGTTTCTCGACGCCGTGACGAACGAGGAGTCACCAATCGAACTCAAGAGCTGGATAGAACAGCGAACTCGATGGAAGAAGGGGAAGATATACACGTTCGTCCAGTACCTCGACAGACCACCGGAGACGCTTCGCCAGCGATTCCACATCTACTGGCAGTCGTTACTGCCCCACCTCGGGCCGATAAACATCGCTGGGTTGCTGTTCGTCTTTTGGCTCACGACGATGACTGGGGCCGTCCCCTCGGTGCTCGTCAAGGGAATCTTGTCCCTCGGACTCTCCTTCCTCGTGTTGGTCGCCGCTCTCTACGCCCGTGGGTACTGGATTGTCTCGGACAAACCGCTCCCACAGCGACTCCAACGAACGTGTGTCGTCGCACTCTCGCTCTTTTTTTACTGGATATTCCAGTGGCTCGCGGACGTGCGTGCGATTTTACAGACGTATCAGGGCCAGTTCCACTGGACGAAGACCGCTCATCTCGGACGTAACCTGTCTGAAGTTGATTCGGGCCGTGGCATCCGCGTCTCCGACATCTCAGTGTCGCTTCTCGGAGGCGATGCGAACGATTCGTTGGATATCCCAACTTCGTCTACCAGTGTCGACCGGACGATACCGCGACGAAAACGTCTTGGCGCACTCGCCGTCGTTCTCGTCGTCGCGATGGTCCTCCGAATCGGTGCGCTCACACGCTGGAGCCTCTGGCTCGACGAAATTTACACGGTTACGTTCCGGGCGGCGGTGCCAATCGGCGAGTTGTTGGTGATTCCGTGGGACCCACACCCTCCACTGTACTTTATCCTCTTGCACCTGTGGATGTCGGTGGCCGGACAGACACAGTTCGGTGCAGGACTGTTTTCGGTGGTCTTCTCGGTTGCGACTGTCGGCATGGTCTACCTGCTCGCTAGGAGATTGTACGACGATGCGACGGGTCTCGTCGCGGCCAGTCTCGTCACGATATCGACGATGCACATCCACTTCGGGAGGACGATACGCATGTACAGTCTCCTCACGTTTCTCATCCTCGCGTCTTGGTATACCTACCTCCACCTCCCCGAACGGAACCGTTGGTCCGCGCTGACGTATCTCGTCGTCACTATCGCGATGCTGTACACACACGTGTACGCGGTGTTCGTCCTCTTGGCCCAGCACGGGTACACGGTGTTGACCGAGAGTAGTCGAGGGTTCAAACGACGGTGGATTGCCCTTCAAGTCGCCGTTTCGCTCCTGTACCTCCCGTGGGTGTACGTCCTCAGCCAGCAGGTTCTCGGGCAGGTCACCGATGCAAATCGTGCCGGGACTGCCATCAGTTGGATACCAGCGCCGTCGACTGAACTCCTCCGGGACACGTTTCTCATGTTCGCCGGCTTTCCGTCGTACTATCCGATTTTCAACGACTCGTGGGTTGCCTGGGGGGCCGCGCTCGTCGTCTTGTTGACCATCAACGTCACGATTATGTTTGCAATCGTCAGCTACGAACCCGCAGACGACGGGAGCATCGAATACCATCTCGTGGACCTCGGACGGGGGAGTCTCCTTGCGGTGTTCTTCATCGTCCCTATCGCTGTTCCGTTCGTTCTGTCGTACGTCCTCTTCCCAATCTACTTCCCGCGCTACGCACTTGCGGCGAGTCTTCCGCTCCTCGTCCTCGTCGCGAGAGGATTGGTCAACCTGGAGTACCAACCGGTGTGGCGGGCGGTCTTTTCGGTTGTCCTCGTCGCCGGCGCTATCACCACTGGAGTCGGGTACTACGCTGGAGACACCGTCGAAGACTGGGATGGGTCTGTCAGTGACGTCTCTGCGAACATCTCGCCCGACGACTTGCTCGTGATTCAACCGTTCTGGGTCGAAAACGACGTCTCCTACTACTACGGTGGTCCCGCAGTCGAGCGGATGATGCTTCCTGCGAGTCCCGACGTAACTGCCTCCGAGAGGTCTCTGTTGGCGACGAAGGTGAGCGAGCACGAGACGGTGTGGGTGGTCCGCTACCAGACTGACGACTCTGATGGCGTCCTCGGCACACTGAATCAGACGCACGACCTTCGATACGCCCGCGAGGACGAACTCATCAGCGTGTACCGGTTCGAACGGGCGACTCAGTAG
- a CDS encoding phosphoenolpyruvate carboxykinase (ATP), whose amino-acid sequence MEEATHWPTLADFPDPTTAEHVTYNPPVAELREYSEHLETTTEFGAPSYVSDYRSRSAAQTANSIDDSFDDEDIAVFERAIEWTNDSSNDVLCVDRVVGRNEDVSAVCRLFLPKEYGRIALAWAKLLEPANGAEPDFVTVQLPDATDEPCIRVLPEVGLTTVLGSDYTGEAKKSFLRLFMHRAKQAGGLGLHAGSKRVCLEDGDDRREVGQLYLGLSGTGKSTLTSHGLWLDDPEGAEMLQDDVCALLPSGTVAGSEGGGLYIKTLGLDETEQPELYGAATDASAVLENVAVDDDGSVEFDEPRYGRNARAVIQRDCLQSSATDIDLDSVDQVFFITRNPLMPPIAKLDETQAAVAFMLGESVETSAGDPSRIGEPIRVVGTNPFIVGSEGEEGNRFRDLIDNLDVDCFVINTGAVGTDDPVDVGVEETVAILEGVARESIEWAYDETLGLTVPTNVPGIDVAQYVVADHVEDFADAHGKLRDERRSYLAQFDELDDDIVDAAY is encoded by the coding sequence ATGGAAGAAGCAACCCACTGGCCAACACTGGCTGATTTCCCCGACCCCACCACGGCGGAGCACGTAACGTACAATCCTCCAGTTGCAGAACTCCGTGAATATTCCGAACACCTCGAGACGACCACTGAGTTCGGTGCTCCGTCGTACGTGAGCGACTATCGCTCCCGAAGCGCGGCACAAACCGCGAACTCCATCGACGACTCGTTCGACGACGAGGACATCGCTGTGTTCGAACGTGCCATCGAGTGGACGAACGATTCCTCGAACGACGTGCTGTGTGTCGACCGGGTCGTCGGTCGGAACGAGGACGTTTCGGCCGTCTGCCGACTGTTTCTTCCCAAGGAGTACGGCCGCATCGCACTCGCGTGGGCGAAACTTCTCGAACCAGCCAACGGCGCAGAGCCTGATTTCGTGACCGTCCAACTCCCGGACGCAACCGACGAACCGTGCATCCGCGTCCTCCCCGAGGTAGGACTCACGACGGTCCTCGGAAGCGACTACACCGGTGAGGCGAAGAAGTCGTTCCTTCGACTGTTCATGCACCGGGCGAAACAGGCAGGCGGTCTCGGCCTCCACGCCGGCAGTAAACGAGTGTGCCTCGAAGACGGTGACGACCGGCGCGAAGTCGGCCAACTCTACCTCGGGCTTTCCGGGACGGGGAAGTCGACGCTGACCAGCCACGGACTTTGGCTCGACGACCCCGAGGGTGCAGAGATGCTCCAAGACGACGTGTGTGCGTTGCTCCCGTCGGGTACTGTCGCCGGGAGTGAAGGTGGTGGCCTCTACATCAAAACACTCGGCCTCGACGAGACCGAACAACCCGAACTTTACGGGGCCGCAACGGACGCGAGCGCCGTCCTCGAGAACGTCGCTGTCGACGACGATGGGAGTGTCGAATTCGACGAACCACGGTACGGACGCAATGCGCGAGCCGTGATTCAGCGAGACTGCCTCCAAAGTTCGGCAACGGATATCGACCTCGACAGCGTCGACCAGGTGTTCTTCATCACGCGAAACCCACTGATGCCGCCGATTGCCAAACTCGACGAGACGCAGGCCGCTGTCGCGTTCATGCTGGGCGAGTCCGTCGAGACGAGCGCTGGCGACCCATCACGAATCGGCGAACCGATTCGTGTCGTCGGAACGAACCCATTCATCGTCGGTTCGGAGGGTGAAGAGGGGAACCGATTCCGTGACCTCATCGACAACCTCGACGTCGATTGCTTCGTCATCAATACTGGTGCTGTCGGCACCGACGACCCAGTCGACGTCGGCGTCGAAGAGACGGTCGCCATCCTCGAAGGCGTCGCCCGTGAGAGCATCGAATGGGCCTACGACGAGACGCTTGGCCTGACCGTTCCGACGAACGTCCCCGGCATCGACGTCGCTCAGTACGTCGTCGCAGACCACGTCGAAGACTTCGCCGACGCACACGGGAAACTCCGCGACGAGCGTCGGTCGT